GTGCGGCGTCGCGGTGTCGGGCAGGTTCAGCGCCGAGCGCAGCCTGGCCATGTCGCGCTGGACGATGGCCGGGTTGAGCGGCCCGCCCCGGGCGCCGCGAAACAGCAGGCCCTTGGGATCGAGATGGTAGGGACACAGTTTTCGGTATTCGGCGATGGCCCGCAGCGCCACCGGCAGCACCGGCACCAGCCGTGTCTTGCCACCCTTGCCGGTGACGCGCAGCACGGTGTCGGCTTCCGATGCCAGGTCGGCGGCGCTGAGGCCCAGCGCTTCGGAAATGCGCAGGCCCGATCCATAAAGCAGCGTCAGCACGGCGGCGTTGCGGGCGGCGATCCAAGGCTCTTCAGCCAGCTGGCCTTCCACCGACACGACATGTTTGGCATCGCTGGCGGTCAGCGGCTTGGGCAGCGATTTCGGCTGGCGCGGCGCGCGCAACGCCGCGGCACCGGCGGCATTGGCGAGACCGCGCCGTTCGAGGAAGCGCAGCAGCGAGCGGATGCCGGCGAGGCCGCGTCCGAGCGTGCGGGCG
This region of Mesorhizobium sp. C432A genomic DNA includes:
- a CDS encoding tyrosine recombinase XerC, whose protein sequence is MQEFLIPAKPDLQAARESWLKMLARERRLSPATVEAYERDTRQFLHFLTGHCGGSPGLSDIATLRPADLRGFLAARRNAGAGARTLGRGLAGIRSLLRFLERRGLANAAGAAALRAPRQPKSLPKPLTASDAKHVVSVEGQLAEEPWIAARNAAVLTLLYGSGLRISEALGLSAADLASEADTVLRVTGKGGKTRLVPVLPVALRAIAEYRKLCPYHLDPKGLLFRGARGGPLNPAIVQRDMARLRSALNLPDTATPHALRHSFATHLLGRGGDLRTIQELLGHASLSTTQVYTGVDTARLLEIYESAHPRA